One genomic region from Rosa rugosa chromosome 1, drRosRugo1.1, whole genome shotgun sequence encodes:
- the LOC133725325 gene encoding probable LRR receptor-like serine/threonine-protein kinase At1g05700: MMWQRFKQFFLFAVLGCFALNHGLLVHAQDGQSGFISIDCGLPENSSYTEKATGIYYISDAIFTDTGESKLVLHDNRDSYQHPYLSFRSFPNGTRNCYKISVANGTKYLIRASFYYGNYDGQNELPEFDLHLGPNYWDTVRLKDSDTTTHKELIHYTLRNYIHVCLVKSNKGIPFISAIELRPLPNVIYEVKGYSLALIWRYDTGQTAKEYRYPSDLHDRLWYPSDRDDWTQLNTSLCNTTEDNSYQVPSIVMCTAATPKNADDSLNIFWLPSDSNAQYQIYMHFAEVEKLQANKSRQFSITFNGKLFYGPFSPQYLSFDTIYSIAAWSPTGQYIKFSILKNEKSTLPPILNAYEIYMVKPAPQSETKHDDIDAITNIKSTYKITRNWQGDPCAPQNYSWEGLKCSFGGPGNFPRIISLDLSSSGITGEISLSISNLTMIKTLDLSNNNLRGSIPEFLSQLPELEVLNLEKNNFTGLVPSRLIERRNSGSLLLSLCENPYLSIQVSCKKKKKKHNVVLVVVPILVIVILLLTIGAVLLGLKVKRKPEIQNSIQSWSLESEDRRFTYSELVKITNNFASIIGRGGFGRVYHGTLKNDIQVAVKLLTSSSRQGSKEFQNEVKLLMTAHHRNLVSLIGYCDEGDTMALVFEYVANGNLQQHLSDLTLDVLTWKERLQIAVDAARGLDYLHNGCKPPIVHRDLKASNILLNEKLQAKIADFGLSKVLATESATHISTDAKGTFGYLDAEYCNTGQLNKKSDVYSFGIVLLELITGRAPIIRDVEPFPIHICQWVTPIYENMEIEKIVDSKIQGTYNNFSAQKAIEIAMACVRSSAIQRPEISSVYVELKGCLEIEMTSDQVTTVTEIDESDDDTNSSSSVLVT, translated from the exons ATGATGTGGCAGAGATTCAAGCAATTCTTCCTCTTTGCAGTGCTTGGTTGTTTTGCTCTTAATCATGGGCTTCTAGTTCATGCTCAAGATGGTCAATCAG GCTTCATTAGCATAGACTGTGGCCTACCAGAAAATTCAAGCTATACTGAAAAAGCAACCGGCATCTATTACATTTCAGATGCGATATTCACAGACACCGGTGAAAGTAAATTGGTATTGCATGACAACAGAGATAGCTATCAACATCCTTACTTGTCTTTTAGGAGTTTTCCCAATGGAACCAGGAACTGCTACAAAATAAGCGTCGCAAACGGCACCAAATATTTGATCAGAGCCAGTTTCTACTATGGGAATTATGACGGTCAAAATGAATTGCCAGAATTCGACCTACATCTTGGGCCTAATTACTGGGATACAGTGAGGTTGAAGGATTCAGACACTACAACACACAAGGAGCTCATACATTACACACTTCGGAACTATATACATGTTTGTCTGGTGAAGTCAAACAAAGGAATTCCATTTATATCAGCAATAGAGCTAAGGCCTTTACCTAATGTGATTTATGAAGTAAAGGGCTACTCCTTGGCACTAATCTGGCGATATGACACTGGTCAAACTGCTAAAGAGTACAG GTATCCAAGTGATCTTCACGATCGTCTATGGTATCCCTCTGACCGCGATGATTGGACGCAATTAAATACCTCATTATGCAACACTACCGAGGACAATAGTTACCAAGTTCCATCTATTGTCATGTGTACTGCTGCCACACCCAAAAATGCAGATGattccttgaatattttctgGCTACCTTCTGATAGCAATGCACAGTATCAAATTTACATGCACTTTGCAGAAGTAGAAAAGCTCCAAGCGAACAAGTCTAGACAATTCAGTATTACTTTTAATGGAAAGCTCTTTTATGGGCCCTTTTCTCCTCAATACTTGTCCTTCGATACTATTTATAGCATAGCGGCTTGGAGTCCAACAGGACAATATATAAAGTTTTCCATCTTGAAGAATGAGAAATCTACCCTTCCACCTATCCTCAATGCTTATGAAATATATATGGTCAAGCCAGCTCCCCAATCAGAGACAAAACACGACGACA TTGACGCGATCACAAACATCAAGTCAACTTATAAAATTACAAGAAACTGGCAAGGAGATCCATGTGCCCCCCAAAACTACTCTTGGGAAGGCTTGAAGTGTAGCTTTGGGGGGCCTGGAAACTTCCCAAGAATAATATCCTT GGACTTGTCCTCAAGTGGAATAACAGGGGAGATATCTCTTTCTATATCCAATCTCACAATGATAAAGACTTT AGATTTATCAAACAACAACTTGAGAGGATCAATTCCAGAGTTTTTGTCTCAGTTACCAGAATTAGAAGTTTT AAATTTGGAGAAGAACAACTTCACTGGTTTAGTTCCATCAAGACTCATTGAGAGAAGGAACAGCGGCTCACTACTGTTAAG TTTGTGTGAAAATCCATATCTATCCATACAAGTTtcttgcaagaagaagaagaagaagcacaaTGTTGTCCTAGTCGTAGTGCCAATTCTTGTAATTGTCATCCTTTTATTGACTATAGGAGCTGTCCTATTGGGCCTTAAAGTGAAAAGAAAACCTG AGATCCAGAATTCTATTCAGAGCTGGTCATTGGAGTCAGAGGATCGACGCTTTACATACTCAGAGCTTGTGAAGATAACTAATAATTTTGCATCAATCATCGGAAGAGGCGGATTCGGAAGAGTCTACCATGGCACTCTGAAAAATGATATTCAAGTCGCTGTGAAGTtactgacttcttcttcaaggcaAGGCTCAAAAGAATTCCAAAATGAG GTTAAACTATTGATGACAGCTCATCATCGAAACTTGGTTTCTCTCATTGGTTACTGCGACGAAGGTGACACTATGGCACTTGTTTTTGAGTATGTAGCCAATGGAAATTTGCAGCAACATTTATCAG ATCTAACATTGGACGTTTTGACTTGGAAGGAAAGACTTCAAATTGCCGTGGATGCAGCACGAG GGTTGGATTATCTACATAATGGTTGCAAGCCACCTATAGTCCATAGAGATCTGAAGGCTTCCAATATCTTGTTAAATGAAAAGTTGCAAGCCAAGATAGCTGATTTTGGTCTTTCTAAAGTTCTTGCAACTGAAAGCGCCACTCATATATCAACTGATGCCAAAGGAACATTCGGGTACCTTGATGCTGA ATATTGCAATACAGGACAGCTCAACAAAAAGAGTGATGTATACAGCTTTGGGATTGTGTTGCTAGAGCTAATAACCGGTAGAGCACCCATAATAAGAGATGTAGAACCTTTTCCTATTCACATATGTCAATGGGTGACTCCTATATATGAGAACATGGAAATTGAAAAGATAGTTGATTCAAAAATACAGGGTACCTACAACAATTTTTCTGCTCAGAAAGCTATAGAAATCGCCATGGCATGTGTGCGTTCATCAGCAATCCAAAGGCCAGAAATAAGCTCTGTATATGTTGAATTGAAGGGATGTTTGGAAATTGAGATGACTTCTGATCAAGTAACAACAGTTACAGAGATCGATGAGAGCGATGATGATACAAATTCGAGCAGTTCAGTTCTTGTCACCTGA